A DNA window from Streptomyces canus contains the following coding sequences:
- a CDS encoding IS6 family transposase, producing MLEGPSVESAPPSYRGHRYPVEIISHAVWLYHRFPLSFREVEELMLERGVVVSYETVRRWCLKFGQAYANALRHRQPGPGDKWHLGEVFVRINGEQWYLWRAVDQDGTVLDILVQNRRDKAAARRFFRRLLKKTGAVPRVIVTDKLRSYGAAHREVMPSVEHRSHKGLNNRAENSHQPTRQRERAMKGFRSVGAAQRFLSAFSGISPHFRPRRHLMTAVDYRAEMTVRFAIWDQVTGAAVQPTTP from the coding sequence ATGCTGGAGGGGCCGTCCGTGGAGAGCGCACCGCCGTCGTACAGGGGGCACCGGTACCCGGTCGAGATCATCTCCCACGCGGTGTGGCTGTACCACCGCTTCCCCCTCAGTTTCCGCGAGGTCGAGGAGCTCATGCTCGAGCGCGGAGTGGTCGTCTCCTACGAGACGGTGCGGCGGTGGTGTCTGAAGTTCGGGCAGGCCTATGCCAACGCGCTGCGCCACCGGCAACCTGGGCCCGGGGACAAGTGGCACCTGGGCGAGGTCTTCGTCAGGATCAACGGCGAACAGTGGTACCTGTGGCGGGCCGTCGACCAGGACGGGACGGTGCTGGACATCCTCGTGCAGAACCGCCGGGACAAGGCCGCGGCCAGGCGCTTCTTCCGCAGGCTCCTGAAGAAGACCGGTGCTGTGCCGCGGGTGATCGTCACCGACAAGCTCCGCTCCTACGGCGCGGCCCACCGCGAGGTCATGCCCTCCGTGGAGCACCGCTCTCACAAGGGCCTGAACAACCGGGCCGAGAACAGCCACCAGCCAACGAGGCAACGCGAACGCGCGATGAAGGGCTTCCGCTCCGTCGGCGCAGCCCAGCGGTTCCTGTCCGCGTTCAGCGGCATCTCACCCCACTTCCGGCCCCGCCGCCATCTGATGACCGCCGTCGACTATCGAGCCGAGATGACCGTCCGCTTCGCGATCTGGGACCAGGTCACTGGCGCCGCCGTCCAGCCCACCACGCCCTGA
- a CDS encoding DUF5999 family protein encodes MFVHQPPCPSRDAPNHAMARVVALHLEQGLS; translated from the coding sequence ATGTTTGTACACCAGCCGCCGTGTCCGTCGCGGGACGCGCCCAACCACGCCATGGCCCGCGTTGTGGCCCTGCACCTCGAGCAGGGACTGTCATGA
- a CDS encoding prenyltransferase/squalene oxidase repeat-containing protein, with protein sequence MALNDLEQVLTLATEWCAARQCANGGWVSIPDPRVTETALGCLALKRTADVASRQARRWLRGAVVQRHHPAAEAFETALRSLALDEHCVLDLRSPEFAGTVVSARARLIQVLALWKGRSVLGGLDPVELRETIRRGCDASGDTRLKPWSKAELFAAMTLVEAYAANWGTAGEAAGELQKHQSPDGSFYGNPISTALAFLALDAVAPRTSQWSDARRWLIGNQRSDGTWRFCSSDVWDTTLMMRAFNGVPLFDRECRPRAIEFLCRTQNDDGGWPFSAHLESDNDSSSAALIALAGRHLHTDRVRRAISYFADRQTADGLWRTWQFSEDPAVPDVVAHVISALSRHAGEHSIPLDRARAWLAETRGPTGRRAAGWYRGFPYATSELVEALEHQPAAVSAANELASTQNPDGGWSPEPGEESCASATGLALTALYRAEVSDCDRWLAGTDYLVRTQRADGTWPGQPEMYGPRPLLTHFQTQTHAFVTMGVRAAQAHHRALLGRTA encoded by the coding sequence ATGGCCTTGAACGACCTGGAACAGGTTCTCACCCTGGCCACCGAATGGTGCGCGGCACGACAATGCGCCAACGGCGGGTGGGTCAGTATCCCCGATCCGCGTGTCACCGAAACGGCTTTGGGTTGCCTGGCCTTGAAACGAACAGCTGACGTAGCGTCCCGACAGGCCAGACGCTGGCTGCGCGGTGCTGTCGTGCAACGCCATCACCCGGCTGCCGAAGCATTCGAGACCGCCCTGCGGTCCCTCGCCCTTGACGAACACTGTGTGCTGGACCTCAGGTCGCCCGAATTCGCCGGCACGGTCGTTTCCGCGAGGGCAAGGCTGATCCAGGTGCTGGCGTTGTGGAAAGGCCGTTCAGTCCTCGGCGGCCTCGATCCCGTCGAGCTGCGGGAGACGATCCGGCGCGGGTGCGACGCCAGTGGTGATACCCGGCTCAAGCCGTGGAGCAAGGCGGAACTGTTCGCAGCCATGACGTTGGTCGAGGCGTACGCCGCCAACTGGGGCACCGCAGGTGAGGCGGCCGGTGAACTCCAGAAGCACCAAAGCCCCGACGGGTCGTTCTACGGCAACCCGATCAGTACGGCTCTGGCCTTCCTGGCGCTGGACGCCGTCGCACCGAGGACGAGTCAGTGGTCCGACGCTCGTAGGTGGCTGATCGGCAATCAGCGCTCGGACGGCACCTGGCGGTTCTGTTCCAGCGACGTCTGGGACACCACCCTGATGATGCGGGCTTTCAACGGCGTGCCCCTGTTCGACCGGGAGTGCCGACCAAGAGCGATCGAGTTCCTCTGCCGCACCCAGAACGATGACGGTGGCTGGCCGTTCTCCGCCCATCTCGAGTCCGACAACGACAGTTCGAGCGCGGCCCTGATCGCGCTCGCCGGGCGTCACCTGCATACGGACCGCGTCAGACGCGCGATTTCGTACTTCGCCGACCGCCAAACCGCTGACGGTCTCTGGCGAACCTGGCAGTTCAGCGAGGATCCCGCGGTGCCGGATGTCGTCGCCCACGTCATCTCCGCGTTGAGCCGCCACGCCGGCGAGCACTCCATCCCCCTCGACCGTGCCCGCGCATGGCTTGCCGAGACACGTGGGCCGACCGGCCGCCGGGCCGCCGGGTGGTATCGAGGCTTTCCTTATGCGACATCGGAACTGGTCGAGGCGCTCGAGCACCAGCCTGCGGCGGTAAGCGCCGCGAACGAGCTCGCCTCGACCCAGAACCCGGACGGTGGCTGGTCTCCCGAACCCGGTGAAGAAAGCTGCGCGAGTGCGACCGGACTCGCGTTGACGGCGCTGTACCGCGCGGAGGTCAGCGACTGCGACCGGTGGCTGGCCGGCACGGATTACCTGGTGCGGACACAACGCGCGGACGGCACCTGGCCGGGACAGCCGGAGATGTACGGCCCGCGGCCCTTGTTGACACATTTCCAAACCCAGACCCACGCCTTCGTGACGATGGGTGTGCGTGCCGCACAGGCCCATCATCGCGCGTTGCTGGGACGTACAGCATGA